GGTCGGGTCGCCGGAGTTGCGACCGCGCAAGGAATAGACCCCCCAGGCCACGCCGGCGCCCAGCATGAGGATCGAGCCCTGCAGCGGCGGCGACGAGAGACCCGGCAGGAGCAGGCCCACCAATCCGGCGAAGGCGCCGGAAAGACCGACCACCTGCAGCCACCGCAAGCGTTCCCCCGACCAAAGGGCGCAGCCGATCATCGTCCCCTGGACTGCGCCGAAAAGGATCAGCGCTCCGACTCCAGCCGGCAACGTGAGGTACGCGAAAGAAAAACCGGCGGCATAGGCGAACAGGGCGGCGGCGGAGGTCCAGGTCCCGGCGACGCCGTGCGTACCGCCGCGCACCCGCACGATCAGCCCCAGCGCCAAGGCGCCCGAGAGCAGTCGCAGGGCGGTGAAACTGGCGGCATCGATGCCGGTGTGCTTCAGCGCCATGCGGCACAACAGCGAGTTGCCTGCAAAGGCGACCATCGCCAGCACGGTCAGCAGGACTATGCGGCCAGGAGAATTCGGAAGCCGACCGTTGACCGGCCGTGCGTCAGGGCTCTTGATGGGGATACTCCTTCAAAAAAGCGGCAGGACGCCTTACTTTTTGTCCCTAAGCCGACAAGAAGCAAGCCCAAAGCCTCCCCTGCCAGGGGCATTCCTGTTGAGTACGTTAGCCGATTCATGCAACTCCGGCAAGCGCCAAATCCCCGGTTGATTGACCCCGTTTTCCCTCTATCAACATGCAACCTGGCAAGCCTGACTCATGCCTTCAACTCCAGGCGTCCCCGCTGAGTCCCCTTAGCTCGCCTGCACTATTCACCACGCTTTCGGAAAAACAGGCGCCCCCCACGCCTTTGACCTGCATCAAGGCAGGGGATAGAAAAAGGTGCAATTAATGGTAACCATCCCTTCCTCACCTCTTGCCGTCCGGGCCGGGATCCGAAAGCGGGTGGGTGATGGACCTTCACCACAGGAGATCAGCATGCAACTGAATCGAATCAAGGAGTCAGGGGAGCATCCCGCCTTCAGCTCCCACCCCTCCAAGCTCTTCGTCGAGACCACCAGCCGCTGCAACCTCAACTGCTTCATGTGCGTCAAGCAGACC
This is a stretch of genomic DNA from Desulfuromonadales bacterium. It encodes these proteins:
- a CDS encoding DMT family transporter; the protein is MVAFAGNSLLCRMALKHTGIDAASFTALRLLSGALALGLIVRVRGGTHGVAGTWTSAAALFAYAAGFSFAYLTLPAGVGALILFGAVQGTMIGCALWSGERLRWLQVVGLSGAFAGLVGLLLPGLSSPPLQGSILMLGAGVAWGVYSLRGRNSGDPTCVTAGNFLRAVPFAIGLSVAVVTPISLDSAGVWYAIASGALASGLGYAVWYSAVTGMLATTAAAVQLSVPVLAAAGGVLFLGEPITLRLLLSSLAILGGLALFIAQRRRACQSVEEDLG